Part of the Ignavibacterium album JCM 16511 genome, AAAATTAAATTTGTCTATTAAACTGAAGCTATCTCATTCTTTTGTAAAACTGAACAAGTAAAAGCAAATCAAATTCAGGAATGAGACAGCTTCATTTGGAATAAAAAATTTATTTCAGATAAATTAATTTTTTCGTATCAGTAAAAATTCTTGAAGTGTTTTCAGAATTGTTAAATATCTCCAGTTTATAAAAATAAATTCCACTTGAGTTAATCGAAGTTAATTTGTTTAAATCGAGTTGCAGCGTATAGGTACCGGGCTCGTTATATCTTTCATAAAACTGAGAAATCTCTTGTCCGAGTGAGTTGAAAATTTTTAATCTTGTTAATCCGGAAACAGAAGCATGCCAAACTATATTCGTGATTGCATTAAAAGGGTTAGGATAATTTTGAAATAAGACAGTACTGGTAGGTACTGGAACTTCAACTAAAATTTTATCAGATAGTTTATAGCTTCCATCGAAATCAATTTGTTTTAATCTATACCAGTATTTTCCTGAAGAGAGATCCTGATCCACAAAAGAATAATTTATAAGCTCGGTTGAATTTCCTTTGCCATCAACAAAGCCAATTGATTCCCATTTACTTTCGGATTCATCACCGGATGAAGACTTCAGAATTTCGAAACCTTTATTATTTGTTTCAGATGCGGTTTGCCATTTCAAATAAACTCTATCAACATCGAAATATGCTAAGAAAGAATTTAATTCAACCGGAATAGGTTGATCACTTTTGAATACTCCACCTCCGAAAGAGCCAATAAAAACAGTTCCATTCGGTGCAATTGCAATAGCCCGGACATCAAGATTTGTTAGTCCATTATTTACGGTTGCCCAGGTATCTCCATTATCAGTTGAACGATATAAACCATTTGCATATGGTGCTGCATAAATATATCCAAAAGTTGTTGATGCAGTTGTCCAAACACTCGAAATTCCTGGTGCTAACTGAAAGGTATTTCCAAAATCAGTTGAAAGGTAAAGACCACCGGTATGCACCGCTGCAATTACATTGTAAACCGGATTATTCATTGCAAATCCTTCACCCCATCCGGAAGTAATCGAAGTAGCAGTCCAATTGTCTCCATTATCAGTTGACCTGAATACACCGTCATAAGTACCAGCAAATATGTAACCGTTAGCAGCAACTGCAAGAGCTAAAATATTATAACTTGTAAGTCCGTTGTTTACCAAAGTCCAGTTGTTTCCGTTATCAGTTGACCGGTAAATGCCAGAACCACCTGAACCGGCGAATACATAATTATTTGCCGGATTAACTGCTACGGAAAATAGGACTGAATTTGTGATGCCATTATTTATTTGAGTCCAATTCAGACCATTATTGGTTGAGCGGAACATTCCACCACCCCAGGTTGCAGCGAATAAAGTTCCTGATGTATTTTTTGCCAATCCATAAATGCTTGTTGATGAAAGTCCGTTACTTCTGACTAACCAGGTATTGCCATAATCTGTAGATAAATAAACTCCATCGGAATATAAAGTACCGACAAAAAGGTAATTATTCGTTTCATCAAATAACATACATTTTACATAATTTGAATCCAATGGGGTTTGCTGCCAGGTTTGTGGGAAAGCCTTGGAAAGCAGAGCCAAGAGCATCAGGCAAGTAAAAAAAATTTTCATTGTTTCCTCCGTGATTAATGGTTAAACATAATGAAATTTTTTAAAGGGATTAATTAACTATTAAAAATTAAATTTTAATTATTAATTTTTCAACCTCATCCCCCCAATTAAGAGTCTGTGATGCTTTCCGGCAATTTAATTTAAGTTGAAAATAAAGGTTTTTATCAGTTGATAATTTTGATAATACATTTATCAATTCATTTATTTTACCTTCTGGAATTGTAAATCCCACTTCAAATTCTTCAATAATTTTTTTCATCTGAGGAAGATCTGTAGTAATCACAGGAATTTCAGCCATAATGTATTCAAACAGTTTATTCGGAAGTGCGTAATAATAACTCATGCTTACATTTTCTATAAGTGATAAACCTGCAAATGCACCTGCAGTGTAATCCAAAAGTTTTTCTTGAGGAATTTTTCCGATGAAAAAAACTTTGTTATCAAGTCCCATTTTATTTGAAAGATTTTTATAGTAACTGAGCATTTCACCACTTCCAAGAATTACAAGAACAAAATCATCAGAAGTCTGAAGAAATTCAAAAATCATTTTCAGTCCTCGTCCGTGCAGAACAACTCCCTGATATAACAAAACTTTTTTTGACTTGTCTATTCCGAGCAAAGAATAATAATCTACCGGAGAATCTGATTTTTTATACAAAGGAAGATTCCTGATAACCAAATCATTATGAAGATTATATCGTCTTCTGATAAACTCAGAGTCCATTTCACCAGTTGTCAATATCAAATCAGCTTTCCTGATAAATAATTTTTCAATTGTACTCCAGAATCTCTGAATTAGTTTTTTATTTTTAAGTCCGGCAAGAAATCCAAACAACTCTCTGCAATCATAAATAACTTTCGCACCTTTGATTTTACCGGCAATTATGCAAACGGGAAGACAGTATAGATCTTCAGCAAAAATTATATCAAATTTTTTTGAGAGCACTTTTAGTTTCAGCAGGGAATAGAACTTCAAATAAAAAAATATTGAAAGAGATTTTTTGGAAAGTTTGTAAACGGTTTTTTTACCTTTAACAGATGCGAAATTCTCAGTCAGCCAGTCAAATCCTATAAAGTCAACATCATATCCTTTTGAAGTAAATGAATCGAACAGATTATTACATCTCGTATCGTAATTGATGTTACCTAAAAAAGTGATGAGAACTTTTTTTTTCTCAGACATTATAATCTTAATAAGTGTACTTTAAAGTATTTCTCATTACTGTCCGAGCATCAAACTTTTCTTTAAAATCAATTAAGCTGATGCTGGGAGTCATAGGATTGGCTGCTTTTGTATCCTGCGAAACTCCAATATCAACATACTGATATCCGTTTTCAGTTGACCACTTGACTACTTCGTACATTACACGATGAATTGGTTTGAGATGTTCATATTCGTAAAGAAGCATATTATAAAAACAAAGTGTAACAATTTCATTACAGATAAAAAGATTTGAACCAGCGATAGGTTTATCTTTATAATAAACCATAAATAATTTCAGGTTATCGGGAAGTAATTCTTTCAGTTTCAATAAATCTTCATAAGTGTGAGTTGGTTTAACTCCATGTCGTGCTTTGTTATCGACCAGAATGGGATAAAATTCATCGTAACGGTCATTCATTTCTACTCTGATGTCTGGGTCTTTCAAAGTTTTTCGGATATTTCTTCTTACAGTCTGTTGAAACCTGGAGATGATATCTTTATCAGGAAAAAGTTTTATTGCACTAGATATGTAATGCAAATCATATTTGAATCCGAGCCAGAGCATTGCAAAATCAAGGTTTTCATTCGGATATCTTTCATAAACTCTTGGAGCTGAAGTCAGCAGAATTTCTTTCCAACCTTTAGCTTTTCCGTAATCTATCAATGTCTGAACAATTTCTAATGCCTTTGTGAACTTAACATCTTTTGTTACAATCGAACCATAACTTGCACCAATTGGTGATTCGAATAAAGTTCCATTAATTACAGAGCCCGGAAGAACAGCAACGATGTTACCTTTTTCAAGAAAGATTAAATGATTAAAATTAAATTTGCCCGGCTTGTGGTAATCAAAAAATTTTTGTAAATGAAACATTGTTCCGTTGTTTGATTCAAGAACAAACTGATCCCATTTGTCTTTCCATTCGGGAGAGTATTCTATTATTTCCATAATCCTAACTTCATTATTTTTTTCTGCCAAAGTTACAAAATCTAACTAAGTTTTTAGAGGGCTATTTGATTATATTTTCAAGTGAACATAAAAAAATTTAAGCAATGAATAAAATCTCTGTAATTATAATTACTAAAAATGAAGCCGAGAACATCTCTGAATGCCTGAATTCAGTTAAATGGGCTGATGAGATTATTGTCGTTGATTCGGGAAGTAATGATGAAACTATATCTATTGCAAAACAATTCACTGATAAAGTAATATTTAATGAATGGAAAGGATTTGCAGCTCAGAAAACTTTTGCATTAAATCTTGCACAGAATGATTGGGTTCTGAGTCTGGATGCCGATGAGCGTGTTACTGAAGAACTGAAGGATGAAATTCTTAATTCAAATCTTGAGAAGTTTGATGGATACAGAATTAAAAGAGATAACTATTTTCTCGGCAAATTAATTCGTGGCTGCGGGTGGGGAAATGATTATCAACTGAGACTTTTCAAAAAATCAGAAACTAAACTTACTGATCGGCTTGTTCACGAAGGTTTCGAAGTTGAGGGCAATGTTGGTCAACTTAAAAATTCAATGCTTCATTTTTCATATCGGAATTTCAGTGATGCTTTTACAAAGATAAATCATTATTCAACACTTGAAGCAATCGAAAAGCAAAATAAAAAAAGAGTAAATGCATTCACCATTGTTCTTACTCCGTTGGCAGCATTTCTTCAGCATTTTATTTTTCGAAAAGGATTTATTGATGGAATTTATGGATTGTTCGTTTCTGTTATGCACGCAATTACAAAACTTCAGGTTCAGTTAAAAATATGGGAACTGAAAAAAAAGAAACAAATCAGTTAAGATTTTTAATTACAAGAATTGATCGCATTGGTGATGTAGTTCTTTCAACACCGTTGCCAAGGGAAATAAAAAGAGTTTATCCTGATAGTTTTGTTGCAATGCTTGTTCGTGAATACACAAAAGATATATACCTCAATAATCCCTATGTAGATGAAATAATTATTTATAATGATAAAGAAAAATCCTTTGAGTTCTTCATAAAACAAATTCAATTAATCCGCTCATTCAGATTTACTCACGCATTTATGCTTCTTCCTGATGAACGGTTAAATTACATTTTGTTTTTTGCCGGAATTCCTTACCGTGTTGGAGTCGGACATAAAATTTTCCAGATGCTTACTTTTACAAGATTTGTCGATAGAAAAAAATACAATCCTCTCAGACACGAAGCTGATTATGCGCTTGATATGATACGAAAGGTCGGGATTGAACCAAAATCACTCGAACCCGAAATTTATCTTACTGATAATGAAAAAGAAGAAGCAAAGAAATTTCGAAGTGAAATTGCAAATGATAAAATACTTGTAGGGATTAATACTACAAGCGGAAACTCTGCACCAAATCTATTTCCTTCTGAATATAGAAAATTAATCGAAAGACTTTCTGAAGAAAGTAAGTTGAAGTTAATCATAACAGATAAACAACCACCAGATGAAATTTTAAAGTTAAAAGAATTTGAATTCCCATTCATCAACAACTCACTCCGCGAGGCAATTATAAAATTCAGTGCACTTGATTTACTTGTATCCAATAGTACAGGACCGATGCATATTTGTGCTGCACTGAAAGTTCCGACACTTTCATTGTTTTGTCCGTTAACTGCCTGTTCGCCAAAATTGTGGGGACCATTAGGTAATAAATCAAAAATTATTTTACCAAAAGAAATTTATTGTCAAACACAATGTCCCGGCGACCCAAAGCTTTGCAGATATGAAGGCGATAGTGGAATTAACGCTGATTCAATTTCAATAATGATCAAATCATTTTTAGAAATTGATCAATGATGAAGATTTTAATCGCGCCAAATAGTTTCAAAGAAAGTTTATCGTCAATTAAGATAGCAGAGATTATCGCAAAGGAATTATCAAATGAAAAAAACTTTCAGCTTTCTGTATTACCATTAAGCGATGGCGGTGATGGTTTTTTAGAGGTTATAAAGTTTATTTCTGGTAATGAAATTATTGAACAAAAGTTTTCAATTGAATTTGCGGGTGAAAAATTCATTGCTCCCGTTATTTTTAATAAATCAACCAAAGAAGTTTTTATCGAATCTGCAGAAATAATCGGATTAAAAAAACTGCCACAGCAAAAACGGAATCCTTTAAAACTTAACACATTTCCTTTAGGTAGATTGATTCAGGATTTATTGAAATCAAAAAATTCATATTCTGTTCCTTTTTTTGAAAAGATTGTAATTGGAGTTGGCGGAACATCTACGATTGATTTTGGACTTGGAGCAGTGAATGCTTTGGGAATTAAATTTTTGGATAACTACGGAAGAGAAGTCGAACCAATTCCAGCTAACTTTAGCTTAATCTCTGAAATAATATTTCCATCTTCATTCAGTCATCCAACCATTCAATCGTCCAATCATTCAATGACTCAACCATTTACTCAATCAAAGATGCAATGTATTGTTGATGTTCAAACTCCTCTGTTAGGTTACAACTCAGCAATTGATTTATATGGACCGCAAAAAGGAGCAACTAAGGAAGACCTTGATATTATTAAGAAGGGAATTGAAATCATCATTGAATTAATGATTAAGAAAAATCTGATTTCCGATTTTTCATCAATAAATGGAGCCGGTGGAGGATTAGCTGCCGGATTAAAAATATTTTTTAATGCTGATATTTTATCTTCCAGAGATTTTATTATTGAAAATATTTTTCGTGAAAGAAACTTATCTGAAGTCGATTATTTGATCACTGGTGAAGGGAAGTTTGATATTCAATCATTTGAAGGAAAAGCAACTGGAGAATTAATTAAAAAATTTTCTGATAAAGTTAAACGAATATTTTTAGTAAGTGGAAAAATCGAAGACGATGTGAAAAATCTGTTACCTGAAGATGTTCAATGTTTTCAATTGATTGATTTATTTAAGGATGAAAAGGAATCTTTATTGAAGCCAGAATTCGGATTGAAAATTATATCAAAACAAATAAAGTCTTATTTAAAAAATGAAATATGAAGATCTTTATTTTATAAAAATTTATTATAACCTCGGATTGCATTTAAAGATGTAAGGAGTGAACTTCTGTTCGCTCCGCCTTAATGAATCAGTAATGTGTCTGACCTATTCCATTATAAGTTTTCTCACTTATACCATATTCCCTTATACCTCTTTCCCGTCGTAATAATATATATACTTTGAATTGTGAAAGTAAATTATCTTTTTTTATCTGGTTTTTGAATTAACGATAAACTAATTTTCTTTTGTACGGTGTTTGTATTATTGATAACAGCAACGGAAAAATTGTTATGCTAATAAATTATAAGTCAATCAATCAATCGATAATTCATTCAATCATTCAACCATTCATTCATTCAATCACTCAACCATTTCTACGCTCTGTTGTGTTATTCCTTTTTTTAAGTATGACTATACTGCTATTTGGTTGCAAGCAAACCACAGAACCGAAGCTTGAGCCGGAGCTTAAACTTGAGCTTGAGGATGTAAGCTGCACAGAAGCTTGGATAAACCTTAGGATTACAAACCTCCAATTGCCTGCAAATGTTACACTGTACAAAAACAGTGTAGCACAGAATAATATTCTGTGCTACGGTGATACTTTGCTATATGTAGATTCCCTGCTGCCAAACCAGACATATAAATTTAAATCAATTGTCCAATCATCCAATCAACAAATCATTACCTCGAGCAATGAGCTTACGGTAACAACGATGGACACGACGAGTCACGAGTTTACCTGGCAGAGCTGGGAGTTTGGGCAGCACAGCAGCAGCACGCTTTATGATGTAGCCATAATAGATGAAAACAACATTTGGGCAGTGGGTGAGATATATATGAATGATTCACTTGGCAGACCCGACCCGAATGCATACAACGCAGTCCACTGGGATGGAACTAAGTGGGAATTGAAGAGAATACCAATTTATCTTCCTAGCGGTTATCCATTTTATCCAGAGATTAAATCGGTTTTTGCATTCAATTCAAATGATATATGGTTTGAAGCAGGTATTCATTGGGATGGAAATTCATTTAAGCAAATTCCATTTAATATTCAATGGTCAGGTAATGTCAACAAACTCTGGGGCAGCTCGAGCAGTGATTTATACGCAGTAGGCAACAATGGCAACATAGCGCATTGGGATGGAAGAAAATGGACGAAGATAGAAAGCGGGACAACACTGAATATAAATGATATATGGGGAGATTATAATGAAAAGACAGGTCAGTGGGAAATACTGGCAGTTGCAGCCAACTACGGTAGTAATTTAGAAAAGGAAATTCTTTTATTAGAAAATAATCATATTCAAAAATTATCAACAGAATCAAATCCCTTGATGGAACCATTGCTAACAACTTGGTTTGTACCGAACAGACAATATTATGTAGCAGGAGCTGGAATTTATCAAAAACATTTATTGAAAGATAGTAAATGGAAAAATAACTTATTTAATATAACAACTTTTGCTACGACTTCGATCCGAGGAAACAATATAAATGATATAATAGGAGTGGGAGCTTTTGGCGATTTTGTTCACTTTAATGGAATTAATTGGAAAAATAATTACGCACAACCTTCACTAAGTAACGGTTCCTATTCAAAAGTAGCATTAAAAGGAAATCTTATCGTTGCAGTCGGGGGAAATTATACATCAATAAATTCAGTAGCTGTAATTCTTTTGGGAAGGAGGTGAGAAAAATGAACAAGAGACCGCCATTAAATTAAAAGAGTAACGGTGCTGTAACACCGCCAATCATAAATCAAATAATAGGCAGCTAGCTTTCTAAAATTTATAAGATATAAGATATGAGAAATAAATAATGTAAAACACCCTTTAATTAAAAGTAAGGAAATTAAAAATGAAACCAATTTTCAAAACATTAGCCATCATTTTAATAACAATAACACCAATTTTATTAAAAGGTCAACATACATTCTCTTCAAAAGAGACCTTGTTCACAAATTGGATTAAACGCGATGGACAGGCTTCTTATGTCTGGGGAAATAATACGCATCGTGTGGGAGCGTTATACCAAACTTATTGGTATGAAATTAGGAATTTCGCTTGTTGGCAATGGACTTACGATGAAATACCTACAGAAGCAACTGTAACAAGCGTTACATTAAAGTTTAGAGCTTATAAAGGGAATTATCAAGATAATTTTACATTTTCCTTGCATAATATTCCATATATACTAAATTCACCTAATATTGATTTCTTTAATGAAAGCAATTATAACCAAATATATTTATCTCCTACACTCACACCAGATGCGAATCACAATGTTTTCATCAATCAAACATTTACTGCACAAACTCCAGTTGGTCAAGGATGGGAGGTTTGGAATGCTGTTAATAATGCAGTTAAATCTGGCAATTACTTTTTAACTTTAGGGATAAGAGAGAGAATTAATTTATTATTACCTCATTGGACAATTTCTGGTTATGATTTATCTGTTCCAACAACCCAACCCTGTATTGAGCTAACGATTATTTATGAATTGCCTAATACAAGCGTAACGGTTGATCAGAGATTGTCAAATGAAACAAGTGTTGATTCTGTAGGACTTTGGAATAAATTAAACAGTAGTTTTGAAAAGTATTCTGTGCCTCATACTTTTGATTGGGAGGTAATAAGTAATACAAAAAAAACTTTACTTGCAAATCAGAATTTGTTAAGTTATCAAAAATACATTCATTGGGAAAATAATAGCCAAATAGATAACAATGTCGTTAATCATAAAACTTTCCAAATTTATACATATACGAGTAATTTAACTTCACGATTAAACTCCACACAACCAGACATAACAATTATAAATGAATTCCTGGAATCACCTGGGTTAAATCCCATAAATGATAGCATTCACTTCAAAGACCCTTGGCTTATCGATTTCCCTGATCCGCTATATGGAAATGCTTTGCGTAATAGAGGAATGGATGCACCATTCAAACAAAGACCATCGCCATTTTATCCCGATTACACAACAAGCTACTACGGTGATGTTTACAAAGGCGTCTTCTTAAATCAAGGTATTACGCCTCAAGGTCAATGGCAACCACCCTATTACTCCGTAAAAGCAGATGCAGTGCAGGATATACCACTATCGCAAACCGGCAGAACACACAGGTTTTATTTTCAAGGCTGGAGTGCAAGCCCGCTGGGCAGTGCGGAGTTTCAATATCCTGATTCACTTGAAACACCGGTTGTCTTTAAGCAGGAAGGAGCAACAGTTCAGGCAAATCTTAAAGGCACGCAGTTAAGCAATAACAGCAATGCATACTCAAAAGGCAGCCAGAGGAAGTTTGTCTAAAACCATTTTAATTATTCAGCTTTAACTTCAGGATTATCCAATCTAATTCTAATCTGCGCAATCAACTGATTCATAATTCAAATTAAATCCCAAAGGGATGAAATATTTATAGAAGAATAAACCAAAAAAAACAAAAACCCCAAAGGGGTGAAATAATAATCAATTGATATAGCATACAGATAAGCTCACTGCAGGTTCTTTTGTATCAAGTAAGAAGATGATGGAGATATAATGATAAAGGACTTACTTTATTGGAAAAAACCTCCGCGGTTTTTAAAGCTACGGAGGTTTGATGTTCCGATTTAAAGAATTACTTTCCGCCTTCTGCTCTTGCACCAAGTTCTCTGTCAAGCATATAAAGTCCACTTTTATTATCACCAATGAGTTCAAGCTTTGAGATAATGTCTTCAACAGTTGTTACTTCCTCAACCTGCTCGGTAACAAACCATTGAAGAAAATTATTTGTTGCGTAATCTTTTTCCTGCATTGCAGAATCCACAAGTTTATTAATCAAAGAGGTAATTTTCTTTTCATGTTCAAGTGTATCTTTCCAGACTTCCATTATTGATTTCCAATTTGTTTTAGGAGAATCAATCTGAGTGAGAGTTACTTTTCCATTAACAGAATTTATAAAATCATAAAACTTCATTGCGTGCATATATTCTTCCTGAGATTGAACTCTCATCCAACCGGCAAATCCTTTCAGATTTTTTTCTTCGAAATGTGCAGCCATCGAAAGATAGAGATATGAAGAATATAATTCTTCGTTGAGATGCTTGTTAAGTGCCTTAAGCATTTTATCGGATAACATAACGACCTCGTGATTTGTTTGAAATTTATACCCAAATATAATCGAAAAATGACTAATAAATCGAATTGGAATTTCAGCAATCTTAACTATAAAATGGCGTTAAAATCGTTTATGATCTTTATCATCGAATGAAGCAAATGAATTGATAATCAGCAGAGCATTGGCTAATTTTGGAACGCAATTTTATTAAGACAATCACATTAAGAAAAGGAGTTAATTATGGCTGTTAAAGTAGCAATTAACGGATTCGGAAGAATCGGCAGATTAATTTTAAGAGCAATGGCTGATAGAAATCTTCTTGGAAAAGAAGTTGACATTGTTGCTTTGGTAGATATCACCAACGATGCAAAATATTTTGCATACCAGCTTAAATATGATTCTGTTCATGGAACATTTAAAGGAGAAATTTCTTCAAAGAAAAGCAAACCTGAATTAGAGCACGATGATGTTCTTGTCATTAACGGCGAAGAAACTCAATGTATTCTGGCTACAAAAGATCCCTCTCAACTGCCCTGGAAAGATTTGGGAGTAGATTATGTTTTTGAAGCAACCGGTTTATTCACCGATTCTGAAAAAGCAAAAGGTCACTTAGCCGCTGGTGCAAAGAAAGTTATAATTACTGCGCCTGGTAAAGGAGATGTTAAAACAGTAGTAATGGGTGTTAATGATAATGAACTTAAACCTGAACATACAATTATTTCAAACGCTTCCTGTACTACAAACTGCCTTGCACCGGTTGTACATGTTTTATTGAAAGAAGGAATCGGAGTTGAAGTAGGAATAATGACAACAATTCATTCATATACTGCCACACAAAAAACAGTAGATGGTCCATCTAAGAAAGACTGGAGAGGTGGTAGAGCAGCTGCAATCAATATTATCCCTTCAACAACGGGCGCTGCTAAAGCTGTTGGAGAAGTTCTTCCTCAGGTTAAAGGAAAACTTACCGGAATGTCTTTCCGTGTTCCGACTGCAAATGTTTCTGTGGTTGATTTAACTTTCCGTTCCGTTAAGGAAACTTCAATAAAAGAAATCGATGAGCTTTTGAAAAAAGCATCTCAGACTTATATGAAAGGTATTCTCGGTTATACTGATGAAGAATTGGTTTCAACCGATTTCAATCACGATGAAAGATCATCAATATATGATTCGCTGGCAACATTACAGAATAACTTTAAAGATGAGAAGAGATTCTTTAAAATTGTTTCATGGTATGATAACGAGTGGGGTTATTCAAACAGATGTGTTGACTTACTTATGAAGTTAATTAAAATGTAATTTGAAATATTTCCTGTTTGAAAAGTCATTGCCCGGAACAATTTGAGAGCAATGACTTTTCTTATAAAATCTGAAACTTATTTCAGGGGTTTAATATGAATAAACTGACAATTGATAAAGTTGAATTAAAAGGTAAAAGAGTTCTTGTTCGAGTTGATTTTAATGTGCCTCTGGACGAGAACCTGAATATCACCGATGACACAAGAATTGTTGAATCATTACCAACCATAAAGAAAATTATTTCCGAAGGTGGAAAAGCAATTCTGATGAGTCATTTAGGTCGTCCAAAAGGTGGACCAAATCCCAAGTACAGCTTGAAACCAACTGCTAAACGACTTAGCGAGCTTTTAGGTAAAGAAGTTAAACTTGCACCTGATTGTGTCGGTGATGAAGTCAAAGCAATGGTTAGCCAGATGAAAGATGGAGATGTATTAATTCTTGAAAATGTACGATTCCATCCAGAAGAAGAAAAAAACGTTCCTGAATTTGCTAAAAAATTAGCTGAGCTTGGAGATGTTTATATTAACGATGCTTTTGGTAGCGCACACAGAGCTCATGCTTCAACCGAAGGAGTGACTAAATTTATTAAAGTTTGTGCTGCTGGCTATCTTATGCAAAAAGAATTAGAATATCTTGGTGCCGCAGTTTCTAATCCTAAAAGACCTTATGTTGCAATTTTAGGTGGAGCAAAAATTTCCGGCAAAATAGATGTCATCAATAATCTTTTAGACAAGGTTGATACTCTTATTATTGGTGGCGGAATGGCTTTTACATTTTTCAAAGCTCAGGGTAAAGAAATTGGCAAATCACTACTTGAAGAAGAAAAGATTGAATTAGCAAAAGAAGTTTTACAAAAAGTTAAAAGCACAGGTGTAAAGTTTTTATTACCAATTGATGTAGTTGTTGCTTCTGAATTTAATAACGATTCACCGGCAGAAGTTGTTAGTGTTGATTCGATTCCTTCCGACAAAATGGGATTGGATATAGGTCCTGAAACTATTAAGTTATTCAAAGAAGAAATATTGAAAGCTAAGACAGTTGTTTGGAACGGACCGATGGGTGTTTTTGAATTTGATAATTTTGCCAAAGGAACTTTCGCAATTGCACAGGCATTGGTTGAAGCTACTTCAAACGGGGTGATTACAGTAAT contains:
- a CDS encoding glycerate kinase, translating into MMKILIAPNSFKESLSSIKIAEIIAKELSNEKNFQLSVLPLSDGGDGFLEVIKFISGNEIIEQKFSIEFAGEKFIAPVIFNKSTKEVFIESAEIIGLKKLPQQKRNPLKLNTFPLGRLIQDLLKSKNSYSVPFFEKIVIGVGGTSTIDFGLGAVNALGIKFLDNYGREVEPIPANFSLISEIIFPSSFSHPTIQSSNHSMTQPFTQSKMQCIVDVQTPLLGYNSAIDLYGPQKGATKEDLDIIKKGIEIIIELMIKKNLISDFSSINGAGGGLAAGLKIFFNADILSSRDFIIENIFRERNLSEVDYLITGEGKFDIQSFEGKATGELIKKFSDKVKRIFLVSGKIEDDVKNLLPEDVQCFQLIDLFKDEKESLLKPEFGLKIISKQIKSYLKNEI
- a CDS encoding glycosyltransferase, which translates into the protein MSEKKKVLITFLGNINYDTRCNNLFDSFTSKGYDVDFIGFDWLTENFASVKGKKTVYKLSKKSLSIFFYLKFYSLLKLKVLSKKFDIIFAEDLYCLPVCIIAGKIKGAKVIYDCRELFGFLAGLKNKKLIQRFWSTIEKLFIRKADLILTTGEMDSEFIRRRYNLHNDLVIRNLPLYKKSDSPVDYYSLLGIDKSKKVLLYQGVVLHGRGLKMIFEFLQTSDDFVLVILGSGEMLSYYKNLSNKMGLDNKVFFIGKIPQEKLLDYTAGAFAGLSLIENVSMSYYYALPNKLFEYIMAEIPVITTDLPQMKKIIEEFEVGFTIPEGKINELINVLSKLSTDKNLYFQLKLNCRKASQTLNWGDEVEKLIIKI
- a CDS encoding T9SS type A sorting domain-containing protein — protein: MKIFFTCLMLLALLSKAFPQTWQQTPLDSNYVKCMLFDETNNYLFVGTLYSDGVYLSTDYGNTWLVRSNGLSSTSIYGLAKNTSGTLFAATWGGGMFRSTNNGLNWTQINNGITNSVLFSVAVNPANNYVFAGSGGSGIYRSTDNGNNWTLVNNGLTSYNILALAVAANGYIFAGTYDGVFRSTDNGDNWTATSITSGWGEGFAMNNPVYNVIAAVHTGGLYLSTDFGNTFQLAPGISSVWTTASTTFGYIYAAPYANGLYRSTDNGDTWATVNNGLTNLDVRAIAIAPNGTVFIGSFGGGVFKSDQPIPVELNSFLAYFDVDRVYLKWQTASETNNKGFEILKSSSGDESESKWESIGFVDGKGNSTELINYSFVDQDLSSGKYWYRLKQIDFDGSYKLSDKILVEVPVPTSTVLFQNYPNPFNAITNIVWHASVSGLTRLKIFNSLGQEISQFYERYNEPGTYTLQLDLNKLTSINSSGIYFYKLEIFNNSENTSRIFTDTKKLIYLK
- a CDS encoding glycosyltransferase family 9 protein yields the protein MGTEKKETNQLRFLITRIDRIGDVVLSTPLPREIKRVYPDSFVAMLVREYTKDIYLNNPYVDEIIIYNDKEKSFEFFIKQIQLIRSFRFTHAFMLLPDERLNYILFFAGIPYRVGVGHKIFQMLTFTRFVDRKKYNPLRHEADYALDMIRKVGIEPKSLEPEIYLTDNEKEEAKKFRSEIANDKILVGINTTSGNSAPNLFPSEYRKLIERLSEESKLKLIITDKQPPDEILKLKEFEFPFINNSLREAIIKFSALDLLVSNSTGPMHICAALKVPTLSLFCPLTACSPKLWGPLGNKSKIILPKEIYCQTQCPGDPKLCRYEGDSGINADSISIMIKSFLEIDQ
- a CDS encoding GNAT family N-acetyltransferase is translated as MEIIEYSPEWKDKWDQFVLESNNGTMFHLQKFFDYHKPGKFNFNHLIFLEKGNIVAVLPGSVINGTLFESPIGASYGSIVTKDVKFTKALEIVQTLIDYGKAKGWKEILLTSAPRVYERYPNENLDFAMLWLGFKYDLHYISSAIKLFPDKDIISRFQQTVRRNIRKTLKDPDIRVEMNDRYDEFYPILVDNKARHGVKPTHTYEDLLKLKELLPDNLKLFMVYYKDKPIAGSNLFICNEIVTLCFYNMLLYEYEHLKPIHRVMYEVVKWSTENGYQYVDIGVSQDTKAANPMTPSISLIDFKEKFDARTVMRNTLKYTY
- a CDS encoding ferritin — encoded protein: MLSDKMLKALNKHLNEELYSSYLYLSMAAHFEEKNLKGFAGWMRVQSQEEYMHAMKFYDFINSVNGKVTLTQIDSPKTNWKSIMEVWKDTLEHEKKITSLINKLVDSAMQEKDYATNNFLQWFVTEQVEEVTTVEDIISKLELIGDNKSGLYMLDRELGARAEGGK
- a CDS encoding glycosyltransferase family 2 protein, with amino-acid sequence MNKISVIIITKNEAENISECLNSVKWADEIIVVDSGSNDETISIAKQFTDKVIFNEWKGFAAQKTFALNLAQNDWVLSLDADERVTEELKDEILNSNLEKFDGYRIKRDNYFLGKLIRGCGWGNDYQLRLFKKSETKLTDRLVHEGFEVEGNVGQLKNSMLHFSYRNFSDAFTKINHYSTLEAIEKQNKKRVNAFTIVLTPLAAFLQHFIFRKGFIDGIYGLFVSVMHAITKLQVQLKIWELKKKKQIS